The Ziziphus jujuba cultivar Dongzao chromosome 1, ASM3175591v1 genome segment GAAAGGATCGGTACGTTGAATTTCTTTGTTAGGCTTCTATACTAAGGTTGAGAggcataaaaatattaaatatatatatatatatatatatatatatatatgcataacgTTTGTCtgtattcatattttaaatcatattataaATACTCCTATCATAATTGACAAGAAGAAAAGTTTCATCTGTAATGAAAACTGACGTATCTATACCAATTTATCAGGTGATAGACCTTCAAACTCAACTTGGTTATTTCAAGAATGTTAGCAGGGTATTAAGGGAGGAACTAGGAGATGCAAAAGCCGAAGCTTTGCTGTCAAGGGCTGTTTACTTGTTTAGTGTTGGAACCAATGACTACGCATTCCCTTTTGAGACAAACTCCAGTGTCCTTTACACCTATTCTGTTGAACAATACGTAGGGCAGGTGATAGGTAACATAACCCAAGTCATCAAAGTATGCAACACCACCATCCCATGTATCCCATATATATTtgatacatatacataatattcgttacattttctatttaatattctgcatttttcttaatcttttgTTTCCccaaaattctatttaatttaattttcatgtgTTAAAAGGAAATATATGAGGTTGGAGGAAGAAAATTTGGGTTTCCAAATCTTGGTCCTATAGAGTGTGCGCCATTCTCAAGGACAATGGTGCCTGCAGGGGAAAACAAGTGCTTTGAACCATTTACACCATATGTAGAACTCCACAATATAGAGATTTCCAAGCTTTTCCAAGAGCTGCAAAGCGATCTAAAGGgagtcaaatattcaattcttgACTTTCGTGCAGTTGGACAAGATCTTATAAATTACCCTTCTAAATATGGTATCTATAAATGCCATTGCAATTTCTTAGTTTAGTCACAATGCATgtataatataatttcttttaccAAACGAAAGAAGTATGTACATAATTTCCCATtgctaatttaattaatttgttgatttttctttcggTTAAGGTTTCAAGGAAGGGAAGGTAGCATGCTGTGGCAGCGGACCCTACAGAGGAATTTTGAGCTGTGGAGGAAGGAGAGGTGTGAGAGAGTTTTACCTATGTGACAACGTCAGCGATTATGTGTTCTTTGACTCTGGTCATCCCACAGAGAGGACTAACGAGATATTGGCCCATCTTGCTTGGAGTGGAGGGCCCAATGTCACTGGACCTTGCAATCTTGCAGCTCTTTTTGAGTTTTAGTTTGATTTCCATAAGACAATGCTCATACGTAACTCTCACATATAACCACCTACCTACTAAATTGTTATCTGTATTCAGATGGTCTCATTTCTACTTAATcacttataattattataagtgATTATAGAGACTggtcataagaaaaaaaaacaaaaatcacttATAATTAGATCTTCCATTGCACTCAGCAATGGGCCACTCGGCCTGTGTATTCATGAATCGGGAGTGGTTATTGCCCGTCAACCACGGTTTTGCTGGTGGCGGTGGCCGCATGAATCGTGAATCGTGTTAGAAAAATTGTGCGAAGCAGGTCCCATAAAGATTATGATATATACTCCGATTATTGactaatttgaaaaattaagaaaactcctgaattacaatataattTAAGATGGTTTCCTATTAAGCAATATGGGATAATTTCAGAATAAATGCAACtactaaaaattttacaaacaaTTTACTTCATCAAAAAgcatttaaacatatattacaaaattatgtatatgtatatatttataaaaataatacataccgcacacatatttatatacacactcAATTTGGTGATTAGCTAGGtgagaatatatacatatatatatatatatatcagcagtatttttttttacttataacaattttttttttttattctcacgttttaaatccataattttctGATTATATATACAAGAGTAACTTATCAATTAAGTCAATCTCacttaaaaacatatatttacatGACTTAGCTATATCCTTAATTTTTACTCTTCAATCTAATTATTTGATCTTCCCATTAACAAACATATACGAATTGATTTTGTTACATAATATGTCTAATAGTCTTTAGATAATCTTAGTCAGACGAGAACTAATTTGAAAATAAGTGCCTGCATACACAGTGACTCTAGCTAGAACTTTGAAAGGTCTGATGAAAGAGATAGACGCAAATGATTTTCCCCATAAATTATCGAAAGAAAGATGATGAAGATGCGCATTAATTAGTACAAATTAATAAGGAGTTTGTCGCTCATGGCAAAATTAACCTTCCGCAGTATTTGTCTCCTAATTGTTTTCTTTACAAGTTCTCTCATCACAGATGCTCACTTTGGCCCATTGAAGAATCATGTGGCATTGTTAATCTTTGGGGATTCACTATTTGATGCTGGAAATAACAACTACATCAACACCACTATCAAAGCTAATTACAAGCCTTATGGTGAAACCTTCTTTCACTATCCTACTGGCAGATTTTCGGATGGCCGACTAATTCCAGATTTCATTGGTACCTCATTTTTATCCTACTTTTTAGTATGTATGTATCTagaattttgttgattttatccGTGAAATTTTAACTGACAATTTGATCACTGATGTACAGCTGAGTACGCGAAGCTGCCACTAATTCCACCATATCTACAACCTGGAATCGATCATCAATTGACAAATGGGGTGAACTTTGCATCCTCAGGAGCTGGTGCTCTGGTTGAAACTCGCCAAGGATTAGTAAGCTATATATACATAGCCTATACATGGTATAGGTTTTTGGGCTTCTTTTTCTGCCCATTTATGTATAATGGATGACATTAATATTATGAACCATTTTAATTTCCAGGTGATAGATCTTCAAACTCGCCAGAACAATTTGTGGGGTTGGTGATAGGCAACATAACAGCAATAGTCAAAGTAGGTAGTAtttatatcttctaaataatatatataacctCTGTACTATATTTGATGCATAATTAAATGGTTTTAGTTTAACGATCTGGTGTGCTAATTAGGAAATATATATCAtaccttatatttattatatttgatgcATAATTAAAATGGTTTTAACTCAATTATATTGCGTGTCAATTAGGAAATATATAAGACTGGAGGAAGGaaatttgggtttttaaatatGTTGCCATTAAGCTGTACACCATATGCAAAAGCATTGCTTGGAGGGGGACAATGTTTTGAACAGATCACACCCTATGTAAAGCTTCACAACCAAGAACTTCCCAAGCGTCTTCAAAAGTTAGAAAGCGAGCTGAAGGGATTCAAATATTCACTTTTACCATTTTACTCTTTTTTGGAACAACGGATAAATCACCCTTCTAAATATGGTATTATATACAaccaattaatttttcttagtctggtattaattattttgaacatgttaattttaagcttacattttttttttatacattatatataaatttggttGCCTAATTAAGGTTTCAAAGAAGCAAAAGCAGCATGTTGTGGCAGTGGACTGTTCAGAGGTATTTTCAGCTGCGGAGTAAAAAGAGGTGTGGAAGAGTATTATCTATGTCAGAATGCTAGTGAATATGTCTTCTTTGACTCTCTTCATATCACTGAAAGGGCTTACCAGCAATTTGCCAAACCATCGTGGAATGGAAAACCCGCTCTCTCTGGCTCTCACAGCCTCAAAGCTTTATTTGAatctaattaagaaaatattgtatTACTAGAATTTATTACAGAAAAACCTTTTTACAATAATTCTCTGTATTGAAATAATTGTCATTTAGTTGTAAaagattttgtttcaatttagatcaattataaataagaataaactctatattataataaattatgatttttttaggtAGTATATACAAAAACTTTGTATtcacataatataataataataataataatctatatattgtaaaaaatatatggtATATTACATTTAAGGTTCaatatgacataaaatatttatattaatttatttagaataatgatttgtttttttatctttgttaCAACATTTATAATGGTATATATTAACTTAACAATATAGACACATTTTTGTTCaagctaaaatatttttaactacaATTCTATTAAATTATAGCTTTTTCatagttataaaattaatttggttctAACATTAAGTATGCTTTATGCTTGTTAGACTAGTCCATATTTTAATCAATGGCTGCTTGCTTTTAACCGATTACACCATCTGGTGAAGTACACAATAAAAAACTTTCCAAGCTCCTTCAAAAATTGCAAAGCAACCTCAACGGAGACACCTATGTAAAGAAAAATGTGTAAAAAAGGTTTACaacactaatatatatatatatatatatatatatataaatataagagagcgagagagagagagagagaggagaaaatTTCATAATGGGCAAGATCATCCATCTAACATGTTAGCGAATATTTGTTCGTTGACTCTGGTCATCCCACAGAAAGGTGCAACGAGTTGTTGGCCCAAGTTGCTTGGAGTGGAGAGCCCAATGTCACTGGACCTTACAATCTTAAacctctttttaaattttagtttgatttcCATAAGACTAACGCTAAGATATAACTCCTACATATAACCGCCTACTTAGTTGTTATCTATATTAAGCAAAACTAACCtataaaaatgttaaagaaataataaattgaggGAGGCAAGTTGGCCTAATGTAAATCCGCCCATGGGACTCCTTCATACATATTCTGTCCAACAATTCGTAGAGACGGTGATAGGCAGCCTAACCCAAGTCATCAAAGTACGTACCAGGATACTATATACCCCATATTTCATACATTTTCTGTTCAATGTTCTATATATTTCTTACCCTTTATCTTTCCCTACATGACATTCAATTTTTCTTGACGTGTTAGGAAATATATAAGGTTAGAGCAAGGAAAATCCCAAGCCTGTGGCCTGCATTGGAGGACCCTATTTCACTGGACCATACAATCTTAAAGCCCTTTTTGAATTGTAGTTTGATTTCCATAAAGACGATGCTCATATGTAACTCCCATATATTACTTTGTGCTGtttatccccccccccccccccaaaaaaagaaaaaaaagaatatatatatatatatatatattacttgtgCTATATTACATTAGAATTGTCTACTTATTCTCATGGtctttctctccttttttttttctttttttcttttttttttccataaatacTTCTAATATTTCCATATATGTGCTTATTACACTTATAAATAATCTATCTATTTCTTGTCCACATATGGTAggttatattgtaaaattttgattcgaaatgtttataaaatttttacatatattttgagatttgaaggACAGATATAGAATTAGttaacaagagaaaaaaaaatttaacaaagtaCATGCAACACATCAACAAATATGATTAACCTCCATTAGACAACTACCCCAACTTAAAGAGTATTTCTTTTTCTGTCTTACAGCCTCAAATCATTACAATATCAAATGATTTTATACAATATACTACCTATACGTGTTAGAAAAATGTGTAAAGCAGGTCAGGTCCCACAAAAAATGTAACAGCTCAGTCCAtctgcatgcgatattgtccgttttgggtCCAGCCTACacaattttgtcaaaacgcattgcaagggaaaggtatccacaccttcttttaaggcatgtttcgttcccctttccaagggatgtgagatctcacaattctcccccct includes the following:
- the LOC125422341 gene encoding GDSL esterase/lipase 1 isoform X1, with amino-acid sequence MAKLNFCLSIFVFCISLFNIQTKCFDERPWLYKHHAALFIFGDSLFDAGNNNYINATIGKANFWPYGETFFHHPTGRFCDGRLVPDFIAEYAKLPFIPPYLQPGNKLFIYGVNFASGGAGALVETGKGSVIDLQTQLGYFKNVSRVLREELGDAKAEALLSRAVYLFSVGTNDYAFPFETNSSVLYTYSVEQYVGQVIGNITQVIKEIYEVGGRKFGFPNLGPIECAPFSRTMVPAGENKCFEPFTPYVELHNIEISKLFQELQSDLKGVKYSILDFRAVGQDLINYPSKYGFKEGKVACCGSGPYRGILSCGGRRGVREFYLCDNVSDYVFFDSGHPTERTNEILAHLAWSGGPNVTGPCNLAALFEF
- the LOC125422341 gene encoding GDSL esterase/lipase 1 isoform X2, with protein sequence MAKLNFCLSIFVFCISLFNIQTKCFDERPWLYKHHAALFIFGDSLFDAGNNNYINATIGKANFWPYGETFFHHPTGRFCDGRLVPDFIAEYAKLPFIPPYLQPGNKLFIYGVNFASGGAGALVETGKGSVIDLQTQLGYFKNVSRVLREELGDAKAEALLSRAVYLFSVGTNDYAFPFETNSSVLYTYSVEQYVGQEIYEVGGRKFGFPNLGPIECAPFSRTMVPAGENKCFEPFTPYVELHNIEISKLFQELQSDLKGVKYSILDFRAVGQDLINYPSKYGFKEGKVACCGSGPYRGILSCGGRRGVREFYLCDNVSDYVFFDSGHPTERTNEILAHLAWSGGPNVTGPCNLAALFEF
- the LOC132800507 gene encoding GDSL esterase/lipase 4-like — its product is MPTSLYSQYSDQNSFETKRAKLPLIPPYLQPGIDHQLTYGVNFASAGAGALLETRQGLVIDLQTQLGYFKNVSRQLRKQLGDAGAESLLSRAIYLFSVGDNDYTLPFEINSTVPHSYSPKQFVGLVIGNITTVVKEIYKTGGRKFGFLNMLPLSCTPYAKALLGGGQCFEQITPYVKLHNQELPKRLQKLESELKGFKYSLLPFYSFLEQRINHPSKYGFKEAKAACCGSGLFRGIFSCGVKRGVEEYYLCQNASEYVFFDSLHITERAYQQFAKPSWNGKPALSGSHSLKALFESN